One part of the Streptomyces sp. NBC_00286 genome encodes these proteins:
- a CDS encoding RDD family protein — MDNRQAIGSWLSGPRAAAEEAGADFGYRGEQLGLPESGPGSIARPGRRLGALAVDWGLCLLIAYGLLTDGYNQATGNWALLIFFVMSILTVGTIGFTPGKRLFGLRVLTLETGTVQPLRALLRTALLCIAIPALIWDRDGRGLHDRLARTVEVRI, encoded by the coding sequence GTGGACAACAGGCAAGCAATCGGATCGTGGCTCTCCGGACCGCGCGCGGCCGCGGAGGAAGCCGGTGCCGACTTCGGATACCGCGGCGAACAGCTCGGCCTCCCCGAGTCGGGCCCCGGCTCGATCGCCCGCCCCGGCCGACGCCTCGGTGCCCTGGCGGTCGACTGGGGCCTGTGCCTCCTGATCGCATACGGCCTGCTCACCGACGGCTACAACCAGGCCACGGGCAACTGGGCACTCCTGATCTTCTTCGTGATGAGCATCCTGACGGTCGGCACAATCGGCTTCACCCCGGGCAAGCGCCTGTTCGGCCTGAGGGTCCTGACCCTGGAAACAGGCACGGTCCAGCCCCTGCGCGCCCTCCTCCGCACAGCCCTGCTGTGCATCGCCATCCCGGCCCTGATCTGGGACCGCGACGGCAGGGGGCTGCACGACCGCTTGGCGCGGACGGTAGAGGTACGGATCTGA